A genomic window from Candidatus Polarisedimenticolia bacterium includes:
- a CDS encoding urease accessory protein, producing MTATLALGFILGLRHALDADHLAAVAALGASKDGLRRALANGLSWGIGHALAIGAAGGVALALRSAVPNRLAMLFELAAAVMLVGLGVLALRGALRDRLHVHEHRHDGVTHAHLHFHAARHVTDAGHPQGAGAAVPAPHRHPHPARIALRPFLVGCVHGLAGSAALALLVLATVPTVLGGCLYLLFFGTGTTMGMAVMSILLGVPLVLARRSAVGVTLALRAAAGLGSVAAGLALAYTTGAAGGLFG from the coding sequence ATGACCGCAACTCTCGCACTCGGGTTCATCCTCGGTCTCAGGCACGCTCTCGACGCCGATCACCTCGCGGCAGTCGCCGCCCTGGGCGCATCGAAGGACGGGCTCAGGCGCGCCCTCGCGAACGGGTTGTCCTGGGGAATCGGTCACGCCCTGGCCATCGGCGCAGCCGGCGGTGTGGCGCTCGCGCTTCGCTCCGCGGTCCCGAACCGTCTCGCCATGCTGTTCGAGCTCGCGGCGGCGGTCATGCTCGTCGGCCTGGGCGTGCTGGCGCTGCGTGGCGCGCTGCGCGATCGGCTGCACGTGCACGAGCACCGGCACGACGGCGTGACCCACGCCCATCTCCACTTCCACGCAGCACGGCACGTAACGGATGCCGGCCATCCGCAGGGGGCGGGGGCGGCCGTCCCGGCGCCGCACCGGCACCCGCATCCCGCGCGCATTGCCCTTCGCCCGTTTCTCGTCGGCTGCGTCCACGGGCTGGCCGGCAGCGCGGCGCTGGCGCTCCTGGTCCTCGCGACGGTGCCGACGGTCCTCGGCGGTTGCCTGTATCTTCTTTTCTTCGGCACCGGCACGACCATGGGGATGGCCGTGATGAGCATCCTCCTCGGCGTGCCGCTGGTCCTGGCGCGGCGCAGCGCGGTCGGGGTGACTCTCGCCCTTCGCGCCGCGGCGGGGCTGGGGAGCGTCGCGGCCGGCCTCGCCCTGGCCTACACGACCGGCGCGGCCGGCGGTCTGTTCGGCTAG
- the dps gene encoding DNA starvation/stationary phase protection protein Dps, whose translation MYKTKNDLSEKVRTQIAALLQERLAEAVDLVTHAKQAHWNIKGPTFIALHELFDQVYEHAGGHVDLIAERIVQLGGIAEGTVRAVAKRSHLPEYPLAIAGGKEHVEALSRSLAYFGEEIRKGINQADEVGDKDTADIFTEISRSLDKDLWFVEAHAHSER comes from the coding sequence ATGTACAAGACGAAGAACGACTTGTCCGAGAAGGTCCGCACGCAGATCGCGGCCCTGCTCCAGGAGCGGCTGGCGGAGGCCGTGGATCTCGTCACGCACGCCAAGCAGGCCCACTGGAACATTAAGGGGCCGACCTTCATCGCGCTGCATGAGCTCTTCGACCAGGTCTACGAGCACGCCGGCGGGCACGTCGACCTGATCGCCGAGCGCATCGTCCAGCTCGGCGGCATCGCGGAGGGAACGGTCCGCGCCGTGGCAAAGCGGTCACATCTCCCCGAATACCCGCTCGCGATCGCCGGCGGCAAGGAGCATGTCGAGGCCCTGTCGCGCAGCCTGGCCTACTTCGGCGAGGAGATCCGCAAAGGGATCAATCAGGCCGACGAGGTGGGAGACAAGGACACCGCCGACATTTTCACGGAGATCTCACGCAGCCTCGACAAGGACCTCTGGTTCGTCGAGGCGCACGCGCACTCGGAGCGCTGA
- a CDS encoding FAD-dependent oxidoreductase, whose product MAQMTPAEEEAFPTLTAQQIARIAAFARERDLADGESLWEAGDRNRPLYVILQGEVEILSGASHVVTVHRAGAFTGDVDLLSGRPVVVRALARGPVRLLELPSARLRSLVQTDAELSEIFLRAFMLRRSALVAQGGTNVVLIGSRQSPGTLALQEFLTRNSQPYGYIDVERDEAVQDTLDKFGVGVEDVPVLICRGTRLLRKPTIEEVADCLGLNDVNATVVRDLVVVGAGPAGLSTAVYAASEGLDVLVIEAGSPGGQAGSSSRIENYLGFPTGISGQDLASKALVQAEKFGAELAVARTALRLGCERPYRVELGAGAGVQARAVVIATGVQYRKPDLPNLARYEGVGVYYGATQVEARLCGREDVIVVGGGNSAGQAAVFLSAVGRKVTMLVRARGLAESMSRYLIRRIQETPNITLLTDTRIVELQGGSRLERVTWCDGHGATTTADIRHVFLMTGANPNTTWLRDCVALDEKGFVRTGSDLDAAALAAARWPFARLPLLFETSRPGVFAIGDVRANSVKRVAAAVGEGSVCIQLVHRVLAESTA is encoded by the coding sequence ATGGCCCAGATGACCCCCGCCGAAGAGGAAGCCTTCCCCACGCTGACCGCGCAGCAGATCGCGCGGATCGCCGCCTTCGCCCGTGAGCGCGACCTCGCCGACGGTGAAAGCCTGTGGGAGGCGGGCGATCGCAACCGGCCGCTCTACGTGATCCTCCAGGGCGAGGTCGAGATCCTGTCGGGCGCCTCTCACGTGGTGACGGTGCACAGGGCCGGCGCATTCACGGGTGACGTCGATCTGCTCTCCGGCCGGCCGGTGGTCGTCCGCGCGCTCGCTCGAGGCCCCGTGCGCCTCCTCGAGCTGCCTTCGGCCCGCCTGCGGTCCCTGGTCCAGACCGACGCGGAGCTGAGCGAGATCTTCCTCCGGGCGTTCATGCTGCGCCGCTCGGCGCTGGTGGCGCAGGGCGGGACCAATGTCGTCCTCATCGGCTCGCGCCAGTCTCCGGGCACGCTGGCGCTTCAGGAGTTCCTGACCCGCAACAGCCAGCCGTACGGGTACATCGACGTCGAGCGGGACGAGGCGGTCCAGGATACGCTCGACAAGTTCGGGGTCGGGGTCGAAGACGTGCCGGTCCTCATCTGCCGGGGCACGCGTCTGCTGCGCAAGCCGACGATCGAGGAGGTGGCCGACTGCCTCGGGTTGAACGACGTCAACGCGACGGTCGTGCGCGACCTCGTGGTCGTCGGCGCGGGGCCGGCGGGCCTGTCGACCGCCGTCTACGCGGCCTCCGAGGGACTCGACGTGCTGGTGATCGAGGCCGGCTCGCCCGGCGGGCAGGCCGGCTCGAGCTCGCGGATCGAGAACTACCTGGGTTTTCCGACCGGGATCTCGGGCCAGGATCTCGCCAGCAAGGCCCTCGTCCAGGCCGAGAAGTTCGGAGCGGAGCTCGCGGTGGCCCGCACGGCGTTGCGGCTCGGGTGCGAGCGTCCCTACCGCGTGGAGCTCGGTGCGGGGGCCGGCGTCCAGGCTCGCGCCGTCGTCATCGCGACCGGAGTCCAGTATCGCAAGCCGGATCTGCCGAACCTGGCGCGGTACGAGGGGGTCGGCGTCTACTACGGCGCGACGCAGGTCGAGGCGCGCCTCTGCGGCCGCGAGGACGTGATCGTCGTCGGAGGCGGCAACTCCGCGGGCCAGGCCGCGGTGTTCCTCTCGGCGGTGGGGCGCAAGGTCACCATGCTGGTCCGCGCTCGAGGGCTCGCCGAGAGCATGTCGCGCTATCTCATCCGCCGAATCCAGGAGACGCCCAACATCACGCTGCTGACGGACACCCGCATCGTCGAGCTTCAGGGGGGCTCGCGGCTGGAGCGCGTCACATGGTGCGACGGGCACGGGGCCACGACCACGGCCGACATCCGGCACGTCTTCCTGATGACCGGCGCCAACCCGAACACGACCTGGTTGCGGGACTGCGTCGCCCTGGACGAGAAGGGATTCGTGAGGACCGGGTCCGACCTCGACGCGGCCGCCCTGGCGGCCGCGCGCTGGCCCTTCGCTCGCCTGCCGCTGCTCTTCGAGACCAGCCGGCCCGGCGTGTTCGCGATCGGCGACGTCCGGGCCAACAGCGTCAAGCGCGTCGCCGCCGCGGTGGGCGAGGGCTCAGTCTGCATCCAGCTCGTGCACAGGGTGCTCGCCGAATCGACGGCATAG
- a CDS encoding UBP-type zinc finger domain-containing protein, whose protein sequence is MPKRCTHLDQVQYVAPRTPDGCEECLATGSDWVHLRLCLSCGHVGCCDDSPNRHATKHFRKVHHPIVRSFEPGEDWGWCFVDELVMEPAPGGR, encoded by the coding sequence ATGCCGAAACGCTGCACCCACCTGGATCAGGTTCAGTACGTGGCCCCACGGACCCCCGACGGCTGCGAGGAGTGCCTGGCGACGGGCAGTGACTGGGTTCACCTGCGCCTGTGCCTGTCGTGCGGCCACGTCGGCTGCTGCGACGACTCCCCCAACAGGCACGCCACCAAGCACTTCAGGAAGGTCCATCATCCGATCGTCCGCAGCTTCGAGCCGGGGGAGGATTGGGGCTGGTGCTTCGTCGATGAGCTGGTGATGGAGCCGGCCCCCGGCGGGCGGTAG
- a CDS encoding DUF5996 family protein, whose protein sequence is MTADTVRSGSSEAWPPLPLDQWEETCNTLQLWTQIVGKTRLALAPMQNHWWQVALYVTARGLGTSPIPHGGRSFEVDFDFVDHRLLVRTSDGKTETLPLEPRTVADFYRRYLDVLRSLGISPRIRPVPNEVPNPLPFQKDEVHRSYDPDAARRFWRALIQADRVLKEFRGRFLGKCSPVHFWWGSFDLSCTRFSGRAAPPHPGGLPGLADWVTREAYSHECISAGFWPGNGGGPVREPAFYSYAYPEPPGCSQAPIRPAEASYHPVLHEWILPYAAVLRAPSPDALLLDFLGSTYGTAARLGGWDQAALERRAPPGEAPGRAGS, encoded by the coding sequence ATGACGGCCGACACCGTACGGTCAGGATCCTCCGAAGCGTGGCCTCCACTCCCGCTGGATCAGTGGGAGGAGACCTGCAACACCCTGCAGCTTTGGACGCAGATCGTCGGCAAGACGCGGCTGGCGCTCGCGCCGATGCAGAACCACTGGTGGCAGGTCGCGCTGTACGTCACGGCGCGCGGGCTCGGGACCTCTCCCATCCCTCACGGTGGGCGCAGCTTCGAGGTCGACTTCGATTTCGTCGATCATCGGCTGCTCGTCCGCACCAGCGACGGCAAGACGGAAACGCTCCCGCTCGAGCCGCGCACGGTGGCGGACTTCTACCGTCGCTATCTGGATGTGCTGCGGTCACTCGGCATCTCACCCAGGATTCGCCCGGTTCCGAACGAAGTCCCGAACCCCCTGCCGTTCCAGAAAGACGAGGTGCACCGTTCCTACGATCCCGACGCGGCCCGGCGGTTCTGGCGGGCTCTCATCCAGGCCGATCGGGTGCTGAAGGAATTCCGCGGACGGTTCCTGGGCAAGTGCAGTCCGGTTCACTTCTGGTGGGGAAGCTTCGATCTGTCGTGCACCCGGTTCTCCGGGCGGGCGGCCCCCCCGCATCCCGGGGGCCTGCCGGGCCTGGCGGACTGGGTGACGCGGGAGGCGTACTCGCACGAGTGCATCAGCGCCGGCTTCTGGCCGGGAAACGGCGGCGGGCCGGTGCGCGAGCCGGCGTTCTACTCGTACGCCTACCCGGAGCCTCCGGGCTGCTCCCAGGCCCCGATCCGGCCGGCGGAGGCGTCCTACCATCCTGTCCTGCACGAGTGGATTCTTCCCTACGCCGCGGTGCTCCGGGCGCCCTCCCCCGACGCGCTCCTGCTCGACTTCCTCGGCAGCACCTACGGGACCGCGGCACGGCTGGGCGGCTGGGACCAGGCCGCCCTCGAGAGACGCGCGCCGCCGGGCGAGGCGCCGGGGCGCGCCGGTTCCTAG
- a CDS encoding L-histidine N(alpha)-methyltransferase — protein MSSMVRPGHAMAPPGATDRFAIDVGDYLTRHPRQLPSRYLYDELGSALFEAICRLPWYPLTRAELRLLEAHGRDILNAGVTTVIELGSGSGAKLSALIAAAGSGRGRLDVHLVDVSGSALAQARHALEGFEGVRILTHETTYEVGLEASVLARPLPGRRLALFLGSNIGNFDPPGRDTFLASVRKALDAGDGFLLGGDLVKPERRMLLAYDDPLGVTAAFNLNLLSRINRELQGRFDLDGFTHRALWNESRSRIEMHLRSARGQRIEIRGADLDFAMAEGETIWTESSYKYDPPEVVSMLERAGFRVRAQWIDALDRFALTQAEAV, from the coding sequence ATGAGCTCGATGGTGCGGCCGGGACACGCGATGGCCCCGCCCGGGGCGACCGATCGGTTCGCAATCGACGTGGGCGACTACCTGACGCGGCATCCGCGACAGCTCCCGTCGCGTTACCTCTACGATGAGCTGGGCTCGGCGCTCTTCGAGGCCATCTGCCGGCTGCCGTGGTACCCCCTGACGCGCGCCGAGCTGCGCCTGCTCGAAGCGCACGGTCGCGACATCCTGAACGCCGGCGTCACGACGGTCATCGAGCTGGGTTCCGGGAGCGGCGCCAAGCTGTCCGCGCTGATTGCGGCGGCCGGATCCGGCCGCGGTCGGCTGGATGTGCATCTGGTCGACGTGTCGGGAAGCGCCCTCGCCCAGGCCCGGCATGCGCTGGAAGGCTTCGAAGGCGTCCGCATCCTGACCCACGAGACGACGTATGAGGTCGGGCTCGAGGCGTCCGTCCTCGCGAGGCCCCTCCCGGGTCGCAGGCTGGCGCTGTTCCTCGGATCGAACATCGGCAATTTCGATCCACCGGGACGCGACACATTCCTCGCGTCCGTGCGGAAGGCGCTCGACGCCGGCGACGGCTTCCTCCTCGGAGGCGACCTGGTCAAGCCCGAGAGGCGCATGCTCCTGGCGTACGACGATCCCCTCGGCGTCACCGCGGCGTTCAATCTCAATCTGTTGTCGCGGATCAACCGCGAGCTGCAGGGTCGCTTCGACCTCGATGGCTTCACCCATCGCGCGCTGTGGAATGAATCGCGCTCGCGCATCGAGATGCACCTGCGCAGCGCTCGAGGGCAGCGCATCGAGATCCGCGGGGCCGATCTGGACTTCGCCATGGCGGAGGGGGAGACGATCTGGACGGAGAGCTCCTACAAGTACGATCCGCCCGAGGTCGTCTCGATGCTCGAGCGCGCCGGCTTCCGCGTCCGGGCGCAATGGATCGACGCCCTCGATCGGTTCGCGCTCACCCAGGCCGAAGCCGTCTAG
- a CDS encoding SUMF1/EgtB/PvdO family nonheme iron enzyme — translation MLRREQPVRALRPEVSSPIDRGALIAWYRRNRERSRALFDLLIDERAYYSHPIPLRHPVVFYEGHVPAFSFNTLAKTALGAASIDPELEALFARGIDPPTDTSPAIEPERDRERWPSRPVVQQFARAADARVIEALTHDDLDRPGHPLLDGADAAFVILEHEAMHQETLHYMLHRLPWDQKRPPAGYRPLIEGAAPSSTWIEIAPGRATLGVDRRSARFAWDNECPHHVERVPAFAMERHNVTNAAFMEFIDAGGYRERRFWLPDDWNWVQREGVAHPLFWERHAGDWSWRGMFEPIPLPPAWPVYVTHAEAEAYARWCGARLPTEAEFQRAAYGAPGGDERAFPWGDSSPDVRHGVFDFTTWDPAPVGSHPDGRSAWGVEDLVGNGWEWTKTPFGPFPGFRPRASYPEYSADFFDGDHFVLKGGSSATARELLRPTFRNWFRARYPYVYSAFRCVKDLA, via the coding sequence ATGCTGCGTCGTGAGCAACCTGTGCGCGCGCTCCGGCCGGAGGTCTCGAGCCCCATCGACCGTGGGGCTCTCATCGCATGGTACCGCCGCAATCGAGAGCGATCCCGCGCCCTGTTCGACCTCCTGATCGACGAGCGTGCCTACTACAGCCACCCGATCCCGCTCCGGCACCCCGTCGTCTTCTACGAAGGCCACGTGCCGGCGTTCAGCTTCAACACGCTGGCGAAGACCGCCCTCGGAGCGGCCAGCATCGACCCGGAGCTCGAGGCGCTCTTCGCGCGCGGCATCGACCCTCCCACGGACACCTCGCCGGCGATCGAGCCGGAGCGCGACCGCGAGCGATGGCCGAGCCGGCCCGTCGTCCAGCAGTTCGCGCGGGCAGCCGACGCGCGGGTGATCGAGGCCCTGACTCATGACGACCTGGACCGGCCCGGTCATCCGCTGCTCGATGGAGCCGACGCCGCCTTCGTGATCCTCGAGCACGAAGCCATGCACCAGGAAACGCTGCACTACATGCTGCATCGCCTGCCGTGGGATCAGAAGCGACCCCCTGCCGGCTATCGGCCCCTCATCGAAGGGGCGGCGCCGTCTTCCACCTGGATCGAGATCGCTCCCGGCCGCGCCACGCTGGGAGTCGATCGCCGCTCGGCGCGCTTCGCCTGGGACAACGAGTGCCCGCACCATGTGGAGCGCGTCCCCGCCTTCGCGATGGAACGCCACAACGTGACCAACGCGGCGTTCATGGAATTCATCGACGCCGGCGGCTATCGGGAGCGGCGCTTCTGGCTTCCGGACGACTGGAACTGGGTGCAGCGGGAGGGGGTGGCGCACCCGCTGTTCTGGGAGCGTCACGCGGGAGACTGGTCCTGGCGCGGCATGTTCGAGCCGATCCCTCTTCCGCCCGCCTGGCCGGTCTATGTCACGCACGCGGAGGCGGAGGCTTATGCGCGCTGGTGCGGCGCGAGGCTTCCGACCGAGGCGGAGTTCCAGCGCGCAGCGTACGGCGCACCCGGCGGGGACGAGCGCGCGTTTCCGTGGGGCGACTCGTCGCCGGACGTCCGCCACGGCGTCTTCGACTTCACGACCTGGGATCCGGCGCCCGTCGGCAGCCATCCCGACGGACGCAGCGCCTGGGGGGTCGAGGACCTCGTGGGCAATGGATGGGAATGGACGAAGACCCCCTTCGGCCCGTTTCCTGGATTCCGGCCGCGGGCCTCGTATCCGGAGTACTCGGCCGACTTCTTCGACGGCGACCACTTCGTCCTGAAGGGCGGCTCCTCGGCGACGGCGCGGGAGCTGCTGCGCCCCACGTTCCGCAACTGGTTCCGGGCGCGGTATCCGTACGTCTATTCCGCCTTCCGATGCGTGAAGGATCTCGCATGA
- a CDS encoding glycine betaine ABC transporter substrate-binding protein — MRVRRRVVLLVLLAGATGVSCRTAPDQVRVGSKKFTESVVLGEIVTQLVRSTGAPAEHRAQLGGTQVLWHALLAGEIDLYPEYTGTIREDIVKNMPGDGSDDSLRAALARLGVGMTGSLGFEDSYALGMRKADAVRLNVTRISDLRAHPGLRLGFSEEFLHRGDGWPRLKTRYRLPQTDVRQLDHDVAYRALAAGDIDATDLYTTDAEIPYYRLEVLADDLGHFPNYRAVLLYRSDLLRRVPSTVAALRALQGRIAVDEMQRLNARVKLEHVSERAAASDFLATTLRIEGERVSERRGRRVGRYVVEHLALVLASLSAAIVVAIPLGIAAARRRRLGAAILALAGIVQTIPSLALLVFMIPLLGIGTAPAVAALFLYSVLPIVRNTVSGLTGIPASLLESADVLGLSSTARLWKVELPLAAPSILAGIQTSAVINVGTATLGALIGAGGLGQPILTGIRLDDLSLILEGAIPAALLALMVQALFELLGRVLIPKGLRLRPDS, encoded by the coding sequence ATGAGGGTCCGGCGCCGCGTTGTGCTCCTGGTGCTGCTCGCGGGGGCGACGGGCGTGTCCTGCCGCACGGCGCCGGATCAGGTGCGAGTGGGGTCCAAGAAGTTCACCGAATCGGTCGTGCTCGGCGAGATCGTCACCCAGCTGGTGCGCAGCACCGGCGCGCCTGCCGAGCATCGCGCGCAGCTCGGCGGCACCCAGGTCCTCTGGCACGCGCTCCTGGCGGGGGAGATCGATCTGTATCCGGAGTACACCGGGACGATCCGCGAAGACATCGTGAAGAACATGCCGGGGGACGGAAGCGACGACTCCCTGCGCGCCGCGCTCGCCCGCCTGGGCGTTGGAATGACCGGCTCCCTGGGGTTCGAGGACAGCTACGCCCTGGGGATGAGGAAGGCGGACGCCGTCCGGTTGAACGTGACGCGGATCTCCGACCTGCGCGCCCACCCGGGGCTCCGGCTCGGCTTCAGCGAGGAATTTCTGCATCGCGGCGACGGCTGGCCGAGGCTCAAGACGCGGTACCGCCTTCCCCAGACCGACGTGAGACAGCTCGATCACGACGTGGCCTACCGCGCGCTGGCGGCCGGCGACATCGACGCCACGGACCTGTATACGACGGACGCCGAAATCCCGTATTACCGGCTCGAGGTCCTCGCGGACGACCTGGGGCATTTCCCCAACTATCGCGCCGTGCTGCTCTATCGATCCGACCTCCTGCGGCGCGTGCCGTCGACCGTGGCCGCTCTCCGCGCTCTCCAGGGGCGCATCGCGGTGGACGAGATGCAAAGGCTCAATGCGCGCGTCAAGCTGGAACACGTCTCCGAGCGCGCCGCGGCGTCCGACTTCCTGGCCACGACGCTCCGCATCGAAGGGGAAAGGGTCTCGGAGAGGCGGGGCCGGAGAGTCGGCCGGTACGTCGTCGAGCACCTGGCTCTGGTGCTGGCGTCCTTGAGCGCCGCCATCGTCGTCGCGATACCTCTCGGGATCGCGGCGGCGCGCCGCCGGCGCCTGGGCGCGGCCATCCTGGCCCTGGCCGGCATCGTCCAGACCATTCCCTCCCTGGCGCTCCTCGTCTTCATGATTCCGCTGCTCGGCATCGGCACCGCCCCGGCGGTGGCCGCGCTGTTTCTCTACAGCGTTCTTCCGATCGTCAGGAACACCGTGTCCGGCCTGACCGGCATCCCCGCGTCGCTGCTCGAATCGGCGGACGTCCTGGGGCTCTCGTCCACCGCGCGATTGTGGAAAGTGGAGCTTCCGCTCGCGGCGCCCTCGATCCTCGCCGGCATCCAGACCTCGGCCGTGATCAACGTCGGCACCGCCACCCTCGGCGCCCTGATTGGCGCGGGAGGGCTGGGTCAGCCGATCCTGACCGGCATCCGCCTCGACGACCTGAGCCTGATCCTCGAAGGCGCCATCCCCGCGGCGCTCCTGGCCCTCATGGTCCAGGCGCTGTTCGAGCTTCTGGGCAGGGTGCTGATTCCCAAGGGGCTTCGCCTTCGGCCCGATTCGTGA